From Bombus huntii isolate Logan2020A chromosome 4, iyBomHunt1.1, whole genome shotgun sequence, one genomic window encodes:
- the LOC126865337 gene encoding probable nuclear transport factor 2 isoform X2, which produces MALNAQYEVIGKGFVQQYYAMFDDPAQRPNLINMYNTESSFMTFEGLQIQGAIKIMEKLTSLTFQKINRIITAIDSQPMFDGGVLINVLGRLQTDEDQPHAYIQTFVLKPIGTSFYVQHDIFRLALHNTV; this is translated from the exons ATGGCATTGAACGCTCAATATGAAGTTATTGGAAAGGGTTTCGTACAACAGTATTATGCGATGTTTGACGACCCCGCACAAAGaccaaatttaataaatatgtataat ACCGAGTCATCTTTCATGACATTCGAGGGTTTGCAAATACAAGGTGCTATTAAAATCATGGAAAAATTAACT AGTTTaacatttcaaaaaataaatcgGATAATAACTGCCATTGATTCACAACCTATGTTTGATGGTGGAGTGCTTATTAATGTTTTAGGAAGGTTGCAG ACTGATGAGGATCAGCCCCATGCATACATCCAGACATTTGTCCTGAAACCAATTGGCACCAGCTTTTACGTGCAGCATGACATCTTCAGACTTGCTCTGCACAACACGGTTTAG